From a region of the Lactuca sativa cultivar Salinas chromosome 4, Lsat_Salinas_v11, whole genome shotgun sequence genome:
- the LOC111901841 gene encoding allene oxide cyclase, chloroplastic — translation MILTSITLSLAIKPPNPIHYLHQKHDLSTLMAATSASLQSIPSSLKLLRTTGVTTAAAPNLLSFKNSTNSVFSHKLIATHTPTANASGSRRWFGVKSQSNPSDSSRPTKVQELSVYEINERDRGSPAYLRLGQKPVNSLGDLVPFTNKVYSADLQTRLGITAGICILIKNMPEKKGDRYEAIYSFHLGDYGQIAVQGAYLTTEDTYLTVTGGTGIFAGAYGQVKLQQLVFPFKLFYTFYLQGLSGDLPSELLVTPVPPSPAVEASPAAKAAEPGATSTNYTD, via the exons atgattctaACATCCATAACACTTTCACTCGCCATTAAACCTCCAAATCCCATCCACTACCTTCATCAGAAACACGATCTTTCCACTCTAATGGCTGCTACTTCAGCTTCTTTGCAATCAATCCCTTCGTCTCTCAAGTTACTACGCACCACCGGCGTAACCACCGCCGCTGCTCCTAACCTCCTGTCGTTCAAGAACTCCACAAACTCGGTTTTCTCTCATAAACTGATtgccacacacacacccacagcGAATGCCTCCGGCAGCCGGAGATGGTTTGGTGTGAAAAGTCAAAGCAACCCATCGGATTCTTCAAGACCCA CGAAAGTGCAAGAACTGTCTGTGTATGAGATCAACGAGAGAGATCGTGGGAGTCCTGCGTATCTCCGATTGGGTCAAAAGCCTGTGAATTCCCTCGGTGATCTTGTTCCCTTTACCAATAAG GTTTACAGTGCGGATCTTCAGACCAGATTGGGGATCACCGCCGGAATATGTATTCTGATCAAGAACATGCCGGAGAAGAAAGGTGACAGGTACGAGGCTATTTACAGCTTTCACTTGGGAGATTACGGACAGATCGCGGTCCAGGGTGCGTACCTAACGACGGAGGACACTTACCTTACTGTTACCGGAGGCACCGGGATCTTCGCCGGAGCTTACGGACAAGTCAAACTTCAGCAGCTAGTGTTCCCTTTCAAGCTATTCTACACTTTTTACTTGCAGGGTTTGTCTGGTGATCTTCCATCGGAGTTGCTAGTCACCCCTGTTCCTCCTTCACCGGCGGTGGAGGCGTCACCGGCGGCGAAAGCAGCGGAGCCTGGGGCCACAAGCACTAACTACACCGATTAA